The DNA region acatgcattcatacattttcaaaaaaaaaaggAGAGTCTCACTCCTccctttcttcctccagtttcacgctgaattttcaacaccagtaTAATACTCGCACCAGAGCAAGACAGAGAATGGCTGAACAAGAACAAGAGAGCGCCCGAGTTAGAGTTGAACTAGATGAAATCAAGGGAGGCATGTCCCAGATGCGAGAGATGATGCAAGCTTTAACCTTCAGGTTTGAGATTCCGCAAGCGACCGTGATTTCAGAGACCACGGGCCCAACAGTAGAAGTCCCACCTCAGAGGACGTTACCCTCAACCATTCCTCCGTATGGGCTACCTTATGACTTCGTCCCCCGAGCGGAGGTGGTGCACGAAATGGGGCAATCTGTCCAACAAGCTGTGCCATTACCGGTTTACACTGATGCACGTTCGGTCATCCATACTGTGGTTCCACCAGCTGCCTATACTAGACATGTTCCTcattatgaagatcaaaaccACATGTATCAGACTGTTGACTCAACCGTTGCTGGTGACGAAGTAAGGTTTGAGGACTTCAGAGAAGTAAAGGAGAACATGCAGCTCCTCGAGAAGAAATTTCGAGATTTAGAAGGAGACCACGTCTTTGGATCTGCTGCCAAAGAAATGTGCCTTGTATCCGGGTTAGTGATTCCAGCAAAATTCAAAACTCCAGACTTCGACAAATACAAGGGGCATACTTGTCCAAAAATccatctcatcatgtattacCGCAAAATGGCTGCACACGTGGAGGACGACAAGCTGATGATCCACTGTTTTCAGGACAGCTTGAGTGGGGCTCCTTCCAAATGGTATCTAAGTCTGGATCAGAACAGGATCAGGTGTTTCCAAGACCTGTCAGACGCGTTCATAAAGCACTATaaatacaacatggacatggcgcctgacagaagACAGTTACAGAGCATGTTCCAGCAGGACAAGGAgtccttcaaagagtacgctcagagatggagggaactAGCTTCTCAGGTTGAACCACCTCTTGCTGAAAAAGAATTGGCTGAATTGTTTATCGACACTGTCCAACCCCAATTCTACgagaagatggttggaagtgCTTCTTTGGGATTCTCCGAGCTTGTTGCTATAGGAGCTCGTGTTGAATATGGTGTAAGGAATGGCAAACTGGTGGCTGTAGCTGGAACTTCAAATGCTAATCCAAAGAAGTTCTCTGGAGGGTTTcctagaaagaaggaaggggaaacaaATGATGTGACTGCTGGTCAAGGAAGAGCTCCTCCAAGAAGGAGACCACAATAATATCCACCTCAGCAGTATGTTCAACAACCAATTCCCTATCAACAACCCATGTATCCCGTCCAGTATGCTCCGCAACCATACGTGGCTTCCGTGACGCCCGCATTCAATCAACAGCCTGCTCAGGCTTATCAAGCGCCTCCAGCTTATCGACCGGCTCCAGTTCAACAACGTGCTGCGGCTCCGCCAACTTATCAACAAGCACCAGCAACTCCTGTTTATCAACAACCGAGAGCTCAAGCGCCGAGGTAGAATGCTCAGAACCAAAATAGGAGACAAGGGGAGAGGGCGACCTTCAATCCAATCCCAATGTCGTACActgagctttatccctccttgttgcAAAAGGGTTTGGTGGTTCCCAGACCTATGGGACCTCCACCTGATCGTCTGCCTCCGTGGTACAACCCTAATGCACACTGCCCTTTTCATGAAGGTGCCCCCGGGCATGACTTAGAGGGTTGTTACGCTCTGAAGCATAGGGTTCGGGAATTGATTGAAAGCAAGATCTTATCTTTTAAGGACATGGGACCGAAtgtgaagaacaatcctcttcctCCCCATGGAGATCCTATGGTGAACGCCATTGAAGATGCATCCACTGTTGTTACGGTTGAGAAGGTTGAGGATGTTAAGACTCCTTTGGAAGCATTCCATGCCCGATTGGTGGAAGCTGGCCTGATCAATGTTAATCATGACAATTGTGAAGAGTGTGCCACATACCCAAGAGGATGTCAGGTGGTACGAGACAATATCCAAAACTTGATGGATGAAGGAGTGCTTCAAATATCCAGTGCTGTGAAGAACGAAGACGTGTTGGTAATTGAACCTTGTTTCAATTTACCCGAACCAGTGGAAATCCCTTACTATAGCAGAAAGATGGCTCCTGAGAATAGTCATCCGTCGCCTGTGGAA from Lathyrus oleraceus cultivar Zhongwan6 chromosome 1, CAAS_Psat_ZW6_1.0, whole genome shotgun sequence includes:
- the LOC127101436 gene encoding uncharacterized protein LOC127101436 — its product is MAEQEQESARVRVELDEIKGGMSQMREMMQALTFRFEIPQATVISETTGPTVEVPPQRTLPSTIPPYGLPYDFVPRAEVVHEMGQSVQQAVPLPVYTDARSVIHTVVPPAAYTRHVPHYEDQNHMYQTVDSTVAGDEVRFEDFREVKENMQLLEKKFRDLEGDHVFGSAAKEMCLVSGLVIPAKFKTPDFDKYKGHTCPKIHLIMYYRKMAAHVEDDKLMIHCFQDSLSGAPSKWYLSLDQNRIRCFQDLSDAFIKHYKYNMDMAPDRRQLQSMFQQDKESFKEYAQRWRELASQVEPPLAEKELAELFIDTVQPQFYEKMVGSASLGFSELVAIGARVEYGVRNGKLVAVAGTSNANPKKFSGGFPRKKEGETNDVTAGQGRAPPRRRPQ